A stretch of Lactiplantibacillus brownii DNA encodes these proteins:
- a CDS encoding DUF4352 domain-containing protein has translation MAKKRIDANGKTFIAVKPWYQKWWLWLLIVFGIILAIGVLSPTRSNTKQTDKVAKPARTTTQILKVGETAKLDHMQLTVNSVKTASSFDDDLSKPKSGNQYYTVNLTLENIGKSKVSYNPYDFKIKSAGNRTDLDEINTNDRDTLDSGELSANGKVTGDLIGQAKQSGTVTLIYTPNALSNQHLTVKLQ, from the coding sequence ATGGCAAAAAAGCGCATCGATGCCAACGGGAAAACGTTTATCGCCGTCAAACCATGGTATCAAAAATGGTGGCTGTGGTTACTGATCGTTTTCGGAATCATTTTAGCCATTGGCGTTCTCTCACCAACTCGTTCGAACACTAAGCAGACAGATAAAGTGGCAAAACCAGCTCGTACAACGACACAGATTTTAAAAGTTGGAGAAACTGCCAAGCTTGACCACATGCAACTAACAGTGAATAGCGTGAAAACTGCCAGTAGTTTTGATGACGATCTCAGTAAGCCCAAATCTGGCAATCAATATTATACCGTGAATCTCACTTTAGAAAACATTGGCAAGTCCAAAGTAAGTTACAACCCCTATGATTTCAAAATTAAATCGGCCGGCAACCGCACTGATTTAGATGAAATTAATACCAATGACCGCGACACCTTAGACAGTGGCGAACTATCCGCCAACGGCAAAGTGACTGGTGATCTGATTGGTCAAGCAAAACAGTCTGGGACTGTAACCTTGATTTATACGCCGAATGCCCTTTCTAACCAACATTTAACCGTTAAGTTGCAATGA
- a CDS encoding sulfite exporter TauE/SafE family protein, producing the protein MTWLLVILPGFLAGLVQGLTGFGAAIIMMIFLPQWLPMDQSAGVAGLIMFASVITMVIRYRQHIQLKRIMIPFIVYASVAAWSVHLGKVLDVQLLRILLGGLLVGLAIYFTVSKQAGTQRYPFYVAGGFMIISGFFNGLFGIGGPLMALYFLSLSKETGDYIANLQTFFLIDVVYITSIRVANGILSAADVPIVLIGMLGAILGTVLAGRILPRMNMHMVRRGIYTFIGLSGLYYLFF; encoded by the coding sequence TTGACATGGTTACTCGTGATCTTGCCGGGGTTTCTGGCCGGTCTAGTGCAAGGTCTAACTGGCTTTGGTGCGGCAATTATTATGATGATTTTTCTACCCCAATGGTTACCCATGGATCAGAGTGCAGGGGTGGCAGGATTGATCATGTTTGCGAGTGTGATCACCATGGTCATCCGTTACCGGCAGCATATTCAGTTGAAACGGATTATGATACCGTTTATCGTTTATGCCAGTGTTGCGGCTTGGTCGGTCCACCTAGGTAAAGTTTTGGATGTGCAGTTACTCAGAATTTTGCTGGGTGGCTTATTGGTCGGACTGGCAATTTACTTTACAGTGTCCAAACAAGCCGGCACGCAGCGTTACCCGTTTTATGTGGCTGGCGGGTTCATGATTATCTCTGGCTTTTTCAATGGCTTGTTCGGTATTGGGGGCCCATTGATGGCCTTATATTTCTTATCGTTGTCAAAAGAAACCGGGGACTATATTGCCAATTTGCAGACATTTTTCTTAATTGATGTCGTCTATATTACGAGTATTCGAGTGGCAAATGGGATTCTCAGTGCTGCAGATGTCCCGATTGTTTTGATTGGTATGCTGGGCGCTATTTTAGGAACTGTTCTGGCGGGGCGGATTCTACCACGGATGAATATGCACATGGTTCGGCGCGGTATCTATACTTTTATCGGGTTGAGCGGGCTTTACTATTTGTTTTTCTAG
- a CDS encoding AzlD domain-containing protein, which translates to MQSVSSMSSLDHFWLVIFCAIVAFIPRFFPLLFFTKRKIPEWFNEWMRFVPVSLFTALVVKSVFIDSKYQIMTTGNLGMIISAIIVGIIAFRTRSMTLSVVIGLVSVMIFVLVLHM; encoded by the coding sequence ATGCAATCAGTCAGTTCAATGAGTAGTTTGGACCACTTTTGGTTGGTCATCTTTTGTGCCATTGTGGCGTTCATTCCACGTTTTTTTCCGTTGTTGTTTTTTACGAAGCGCAAGATTCCGGAATGGTTTAATGAATGGATGCGATTTGTGCCAGTGTCATTATTTACGGCACTCGTGGTCAAAAGTGTCTTTATCGACAGCAAGTATCAGATCATGACGACCGGCAATTTAGGCATGATCATCTCGGCGATCATCGTTGGGATAATTGCCTTTCGAACCCGGTCAATGACGTTATCCGTTGTTATTGGATTAGTGTCGGTGATGATATTTGTGTTAGTCCTGCATATGTGA
- a CDS encoding AzlC family ABC transporter permease — MLLEFFTGKVLEAFLVKKNEPNWLVVLRTVMPLGLSYIPIGLACGVLLHAAGFNHLLTALISVMVFSGGAQFLIASMLTINAPMTTIILMMFFLELRYALLGSSLSRYLKGQRLPFILFFAFSMNDENYAVNYLKFATDKHWKPSQALLVEHYSLLFWTVSNIIGSLIGSALTINLSVVDFALTALFIYMAIMQTKSRLTILVCALSGVLTIFFLVWMKSTLGLVVATLLASLTGYFIERHLLAHKPESHLLYKVHDPTGQSAMEEDSDK; from the coding sequence ATGTTGCTAGAATTCTTTACTGGTAAGGTACTGGAGGCATTCTTGGTGAAAAAGAACGAGCCAAATTGGTTAGTGGTATTGCGAACTGTCATGCCACTTGGGCTTAGCTATATTCCCATTGGTCTCGCTTGTGGGGTTTTATTGCATGCAGCCGGGTTCAACCATTTACTGACAGCGTTAATTTCAGTCATGGTCTTTTCCGGTGGCGCCCAATTTTTGATTGCATCGATGTTGACCATCAATGCACCAATGACAACAATTATTTTGATGATGTTTTTCTTGGAACTACGTTATGCATTGCTAGGATCAAGTCTGTCCCGTTATTTAAAAGGACAGCGGCTACCGTTTATCCTCTTTTTTGCATTTTCGATGAATGATGAAAATTACGCTGTGAATTATTTGAAATTTGCGACGGATAAACATTGGAAACCAAGTCAAGCATTGCTAGTTGAGCACTACTCGTTACTATTTTGGACTGTCAGCAATATTATTGGGAGTTTAATTGGTAGCGCCTTGACCATTAATTTAAGCGTCGTAGATTTTGCATTAACTGCCCTGTTTATTTACATGGCCATTATGCAAACTAAGAGTCGCTTAACCATTTTAGTCTGTGCTTTATCTGGGGTTCTGACGATCTTCTTCCTAGTTTGGATGAAGAGTACGTTAGGGTTAGTCGTGGCGACGTTATTAGCGTCGTTAACTGGCTACTTTATTGAACGTCACTTACTAGCACATAAGCCGGAAAGTCATTTATTATATAAAGTCCACGATCCCACTGGTCAATCGGCCATGGAAGAAGACTCTGACAAGTAG
- a CDS encoding GNAT family N-acetyltransferase produces MGITLRTATMSDLPIIVDIYNQVIPGHQVTADLKPVTVDQRREWFLGHTAPHYPLWVISNGDLIVGWLSFSAFYGRAAYAKTAEISIYLDRSVQGQGIGSQVLEMVPGKVTLAGLNVLLAYVFSSNLASIKLFQKFGYDQWGFLPGVAELDHRANDLVILGKHFD; encoded by the coding sequence ATGGGGATAACACTGCGTACTGCGACCATGTCAGATTTACCAATTATTGTCGATATTTATAATCAAGTCATACCAGGTCATCAGGTCACGGCTGACCTAAAGCCAGTGACCGTTGATCAACGGCGGGAGTGGTTCTTGGGACACACTGCGCCTCATTATCCATTATGGGTGATCAGCAACGGCGATTTAATTGTCGGTTGGCTGAGCTTTTCGGCTTTTTATGGCCGAGCTGCCTATGCTAAAACAGCTGAAATTTCGATTTATTTAGACCGAAGTGTTCAAGGCCAAGGGATTGGCAGCCAAGTTTTGGAAATGGTTCCTGGTAAAGTCACGTTAGCGGGACTCAATGTTTTGCTGGCCTACGTCTTTTCAAGTAACTTAGCCAGCATCAAATTATTCCAAAAATTTGGTTATGACCAATGGGGCTTTTTACCAGGCGTTGCCGAACTTGATCATCGTGCCAACGATTTAGTGATCTTGGGTAAGCATTTCGACTAG
- a CDS encoding D-alanyl-D-alanine carboxypeptidase family protein, with product MRVAGKLKKVMISLVAAVTFTTAGLGLAGAGITAQAATTPSISAKAAIAVDAGTGQILYDKNSTKPMAIASMTKMLSTYLVLQAIHQGKLSWNQKISVSKDVAKMSQNTEYANVPLLATKTYSVRELYNATEIYSANAAITALGDAVAGTPHKFVTMMRQTAKSFGITDATIINASGLTNKEVGSAIGYSNVAANAENEMSAQDVATVAQKLLAKYPEVLTTSSIAHAWFEKGTSSATKMDNRNYMLKGLVKHYAALPVDGLKTGTSTKAGNAFTGTVKLSNGNRIITVVMHAGAANDNGTERFTQTAQIMSYVYHNYTNTTLAKNNTIKGVKAVDVQDGKVLTSDLVANGTSTKIYLPTGTDASEVTGKASLKKSATTAGKLQAPVKNGKTVGTANLSLNKKTIQVVDGTKSKPLTVNVTPKKSIEKANIFVRMWRGVKSWF from the coding sequence ATGAGAGTTGCGGGAAAGTTAAAGAAAGTTATGATCAGTTTGGTTGCGGCGGTGACGTTCACGACGGCTGGTTTAGGTCTTGCGGGGGCCGGTATTACGGCGCAAGCCGCTACCACGCCATCAATTTCAGCTAAGGCTGCTATCGCGGTCGACGCGGGAACTGGTCAGATCTTGTATGACAAAAATAGTACTAAGCCAATGGCGATTGCCTCAATGACGAAGATGTTGAGTACTTATTTAGTCTTACAAGCGATCCATCAAGGCAAATTATCTTGGAACCAAAAAATTAGCGTCAGCAAAGATGTCGCTAAGATGAGTCAAAATACGGAATATGCGAATGTGCCATTATTAGCAACAAAGACTTATTCAGTCCGTGAGTTATACAATGCGACCGAAATTTATTCAGCCAACGCGGCAATTACGGCGTTAGGTGATGCGGTCGCTGGCACGCCACATAAGTTTGTCACGATGATGCGGCAAACGGCTAAATCATTTGGCATTACGGATGCGACGATCATTAACGCTTCTGGCTTGACTAACAAAGAAGTCGGTAGCGCAATCGGTTATAGCAATGTTGCGGCTAACGCTGAAAACGAAATGTCAGCGCAAGATGTTGCGACGGTTGCTCAAAAACTGTTGGCTAAATACCCTGAAGTTTTGACGACCTCTAGCATTGCCCATGCCTGGTTCGAAAAAGGCACGAGTTCCGCAACGAAGATGGATAACCGGAACTACATGTTAAAAGGGTTAGTTAAGCATTATGCAGCGTTGCCAGTAGATGGCTTGAAGACTGGGACGTCTACTAAGGCCGGGAATGCCTTTACTGGGACGGTTAAACTCAGCAACGGTAATCGAATTATTACGGTTGTGATGCATGCGGGTGCCGCTAATGATAATGGGACGGAGCGTTTCACGCAAACGGCCCAGATCATGTCATATGTTTATCATAACTATACTAATACGACCTTAGCTAAGAACAACACGATCAAGGGTGTCAAAGCCGTGGATGTTCAAGATGGGAAAGTTTTGACATCAGACTTGGTTGCTAATGGGACTAGCACAAAGATCTATTTGCCAACAGGGACGGATGCTTCTGAGGTTACTGGTAAGGCTAGCTTGAAGAAGTCAGCTACGACTGCTGGAAAATTACAAGCACCGGTTAAGAATGGTAAAACGGTTGGGACGGCCAACTTGTCGTTGAATAAGAAGACTATTCAAGTCGTTGATGGCACAAAGAGCAAGCCACTCACGGTCAACGTGACACCAAAGAAATCGATCGAAAAGGCCAACATCTTCGTCCGTATGTGGCGTGGGGTTAAGAGTTGGTTCTAA
- a CDS encoding sensor histidine kinase produces MKLTGREKSELFFEGVVTVILLLLLNLSIVVLINSAIAHNPGLQSGIFQIKRSIMIGPNNYQLWSYENIFIALMVIADGFVLYWRLIRRYKQMQLRHIISELHYIAAGHFDHRINFNLTGDTQRVVESVNALVDSAIHSMDEEREIEHSKDALITNVSHDIRTPLTSIIGYLGLIENQQYQSEDDLVKYAHIAYLKATQMKSLVEDLFEYTKVRQTETPLNISRLNLTAMLEQLAASFELEANKKHLTLEVESGQQPIYLEADAEKLGRVFNNLITNAFKYGTGAHKVILQAEQRGEEVVIHVTNDGQRIPADSLGMLFERFYRVEESRSKATGGSGLGLAIAQSIVQHHGGYIYAQSDDALTSFVIHLPVKHDHPLTKTAQKVSN; encoded by the coding sequence TTGAAATTAACAGGACGCGAAAAAAGTGAATTATTTTTTGAAGGAGTAGTGACCGTTATTCTGCTACTCCTTTTAAACTTGTCGATCGTGGTTTTGATCAATAGTGCGATTGCGCATAACCCCGGCTTGCAAAGTGGGATTTTCCAGATCAAACGATCGATTATGATTGGTCCCAATAATTATCAATTGTGGAGTTATGAAAATATCTTTATTGCGTTGATGGTTATTGCGGATGGTTTCGTGCTGTATTGGCGCCTGATTCGGCGTTATAAGCAAATGCAGTTACGTCATATTATTAGTGAATTGCACTACATTGCTGCCGGTCATTTTGATCATCGAATTAATTTTAATTTAACGGGTGATACGCAGCGGGTCGTCGAAAGTGTGAATGCATTGGTCGATTCAGCAATCCATTCAATGGACGAGGAACGCGAAATTGAGCATTCCAAAGATGCCTTGATTACCAATGTGAGTCATGATATTCGGACGCCACTGACGTCGATTATTGGCTATCTGGGCCTGATTGAGAATCAGCAGTATCAATCGGAAGATGATTTGGTCAAATACGCGCACATTGCGTATCTCAAAGCGACTCAGATGAAATCATTAGTTGAAGATCTGTTTGAATATACGAAGGTTCGGCAAACGGAAACACCGTTGAATATTAGCCGGTTAAATTTGACTGCGATGTTAGAACAATTGGCGGCTAGTTTTGAATTGGAAGCGAATAAGAAGCATTTGACGTTGGAAGTCGAAAGTGGCCAACAACCGATTTATTTAGAAGCGGATGCTGAAAAGCTTGGTCGGGTCTTCAACAATTTAATCACAAATGCTTTTAAATATGGGACTGGCGCGCACAAGGTAATCTTGCAGGCGGAGCAACGTGGTGAAGAAGTTGTGATCCACGTGACGAACGATGGACAGCGGATTCCAGCAGATTCGTTAGGTATGTTATTTGAACGATTTTACCGAGTGGAGGAATCACGGTCAAAAGCGACGGGTGGTTCTGGGTTAGGTCTGGCTATCGCGCAAAGCATTGTACAGCACCATGGCGGCTATATTTACGCGCAAAGTGACGATGCCTTGACGAGTTTTGTGATCCATTTACCTGTCAAGCATGATCACCCGCTAACAAAAACCGCACAAAAAGTTTCAAATTAA
- a CDS encoding response regulator transcription factor: protein MKILVVDDDKEIAQLLEIYIKNEGYEPISAYNGKEALTKLNTNPDIALMILDIMMPEMDGIEVIKEVRKDSQLPILVLSAKTGDMDKIQGLITGADDYVTKPFNPLEIMARVKSLLRRSENNVTTTEPDILDIGPLTINKDSHEVKTLTGKDIQLTALEFGILYLLASHPNRVFSADDIFERVWQQESIVSAKTVMVHVSHLRDKIEEATDGEKVIQTVWGVGYKIESR from the coding sequence ATGAAAATTTTGGTAGTCGATGACGACAAAGAAATTGCGCAATTATTAGAAATTTATATCAAAAACGAAGGCTACGAACCAATTAGTGCTTATAATGGTAAAGAGGCCTTAACGAAATTAAACACGAATCCCGATATTGCTTTGATGATTTTGGACATCATGATGCCTGAAATGGATGGTATCGAAGTTATCAAGGAAGTTCGGAAAGATTCCCAATTACCAATTTTAGTATTATCTGCCAAGACTGGTGATATGGATAAAATTCAAGGCTTAATTACTGGGGCTGACGACTATGTCACGAAGCCGTTTAATCCATTAGAAATTATGGCGCGAGTCAAATCTTTACTGCGACGTTCAGAAAACAACGTGACAACTACCGAACCAGATATTTTGGACATCGGACCATTGACCATCAATAAAGACTCTCATGAAGTAAAAACGTTGACTGGTAAGGATATTCAACTGACAGCGTTGGAGTTTGGAATTCTATACCTATTAGCTAGTCATCCAAATCGGGTCTTTTCCGCTGACGATATTTTTGAACGTGTTTGGCAACAAGAAAGCATTGTTTCCGCGAAAACGGTCATGGTGCACGTTAGCCATTTACGGGATAAGATTGAAGAAGCCACAGATGGTGAAAAGGTGATCCAAACTGTTTGGGGCGTCGGTTATAAGATTGAATCACGCTAA
- the guaB gene encoding IMP dehydrogenase produces the protein MSNWESKFGKKGYTFDDVLLIPAESHVLPNEVDLGVQLADNLKLNIPIISAGMDTVSESTMGIAMANQGGLAVIHKNLSIQAQAEEVSKVKAVEKDADHPHAAVDASNHLLAVAAVGVTSDTFDRAEALFAAGADAIVIDTAHGHSAGVLRKVKEIREHFPKQTLIAGNVATAAGTRALFDAGVDVVKVGIGPGSICTTRIVAGVGVPQLTAVYDSAEVAREYGKPIIADGGIKYSGDIVKALAAGGNAVMLGSMLAGTTEAPGEIVFDDGRQYKFYRGMGSVGAMSQAHGSSDRYFQGGVNEANKLVPEGVEGRVPFKGSVNDIIFQMLGGLRSGMGYVGAKDISALIEDAQFVEISGAGLRESHPHEIQITKNAPNYSVNG, from the coding sequence ATGTCTAATTGGGAATCAAAGTTTGGAAAAAAAGGTTATACGTTTGATGATGTCCTATTAATTCCAGCCGAAAGTCATGTATTACCGAATGAAGTTGATTTAGGTGTGCAACTCGCCGATAATTTGAAATTAAACATCCCGATTATTAGTGCCGGGATGGATACTGTTTCCGAATCTACCATGGGGATCGCAATGGCGAACCAAGGTGGGTTAGCAGTTATTCATAAGAACCTTAGCATTCAAGCCCAAGCTGAAGAAGTCAGCAAGGTCAAGGCAGTCGAAAAAGACGCTGATCATCCGCACGCTGCGGTTGACGCATCTAATCATTTGTTAGCGGTCGCTGCGGTTGGGGTAACGAGTGATACCTTTGATCGGGCCGAAGCTTTGTTTGCAGCTGGCGCCGATGCCATCGTGATCGATACGGCGCATGGTCATTCTGCTGGCGTTTTGCGGAAGGTTAAGGAAATTCGCGAACACTTCCCTAAGCAAACTTTAATTGCTGGGAACGTGGCTACGGCTGCGGGGACGCGAGCATTATTTGATGCCGGCGTTGATGTTGTGAAAGTTGGGATTGGCCCTGGTTCAATTTGTACCACTCGGATCGTTGCTGGGGTCGGCGTACCACAATTGACCGCTGTTTATGATTCAGCTGAAGTGGCGCGTGAATATGGCAAACCAATCATCGCTGATGGTGGAATCAAGTATTCTGGCGATATCGTGAAGGCTTTGGCTGCCGGTGGTAATGCCGTTATGCTCGGCAGTATGTTAGCTGGGACGACGGAAGCACCTGGCGAAATCGTCTTTGATGACGGTCGTCAATATAAGTTCTATCGTGGTATGGGTTCAGTTGGCGCGATGTCACAAGCGCATGGTTCATCTGATCGTTACTTCCAAGGTGGTGTCAACGAAGCCAACAAGTTAGTACCTGAAGGTGTTGAAGGTCGAGTACCATTTAAGGGTAGTGTCAATGACATTATCTTCCAAATGCTTGGTGGCCTACGCTCCGGGATGGGTTATGTTGGGGCTAAAGATATTAGTGCCTTAATTGAAGATGCCCAGTTCGTCGAAATTTCTGGCGCCGGTTTACGAGAATCACATCCTCATGAAATTCAAATTACGAAAAATGCGCCTAACTACTCTGTAAATGGGTAA
- a CDS encoding DUF1129 domain-containing protein: MSEGPNKPRNAQAGAKQIQAAEHPLRDDTELTKRNDEYMRQMRKSLNETALSGEKKKAALDEMMATLLAEQHKGTTARQLYGTVQERTQAIISGPKKTPREQAKANYWVTSLDNGLMLFMIFCLMYGVMGFISKASQESQGANGITAILLTSVVGGLGVAKLFEYLAPDKNKPKVPMWRKILWSILAVMVWMLIFTTAAMLPKALNPALPAAVYLVIAALVFFARMWLKRKFNITTSLF, translated from the coding sequence ATGAGTGAAGGGCCAAATAAACCACGGAATGCTCAAGCGGGTGCTAAGCAGATCCAAGCGGCGGAACATCCTTTACGGGATGATACCGAATTAACGAAGCGTAATGATGAATACATGCGACAAATGCGTAAGTCACTAAATGAGACAGCTTTGTCAGGTGAAAAGAAAAAAGCAGCTCTCGATGAAATGATGGCGACGTTGTTAGCGGAACAGCATAAAGGGACAACTGCGCGTCAATTGTACGGGACGGTTCAAGAACGGACGCAAGCAATCATCTCGGGTCCTAAAAAAACGCCACGTGAACAAGCTAAGGCAAATTATTGGGTGACATCACTTGATAATGGGCTGATGTTATTCATGATCTTCTGCTTGATGTATGGGGTCATGGGCTTCATTTCCAAAGCTTCACAAGAATCGCAGGGTGCCAACGGGATCACCGCGATTCTGTTGACCTCTGTGGTCGGTGGTTTGGGTGTTGCCAAATTGTTTGAATATTTGGCACCAGACAAGAATAAGCCGAAAGTGCCAATGTGGCGAAAGATTTTATGGTCAATTTTGGCTGTAATGGTCTGGATGTTGATCTTCACCACCGCTGCGATGTTACCAAAGGCATTAAACCCAGCGTTACCAGCTGCGGTTTATCTCGTGATTGCTGCCCTTGTGTTCTTCGCACGGATGTGGCTTAAACGGAAATTTAATATTACCACTAGTTTATTTTAA
- the ychF gene encoding redox-regulated ATPase YchF, whose amino-acid sequence MALTAGIVGLPNVGKSTLFNAITKAGAEMANYPFATIDPNVGMVEVPDKRLDRIQSIIPAKKVVPTTFEFTDIAGIVKGASKGEGLGNKFLENIRQVDAIVHVVRAFDDDNITHVTGKVDPQDDIETINLELSLADLEAVDKRFTKVQRAAKGSDKEAKAELAVLEKIKPALEAGQPVRSLTFDEDDQAIVRGLFLLTSKPVLYVANIAEDDMADPENSKYYQVVADYAKKEGAQAIGVAAETEEEIAELDDDDKADFLAAEGVEEPGLNKLIRASYKLLGLETFFTAGGKETRAWTFKRGTKAPQAAGIIHSDFERGFIRAEVMSFADLDAAGSEAKVKENGKLRLEGKDYVMQDGDIVEFRFNV is encoded by the coding sequence ATGGCACTTACAGCAGGTATCGTTGGGTTACCCAACGTTGGTAAATCCACATTATTTAACGCAATTACGAAGGCTGGCGCCGAAATGGCGAACTATCCATTTGCGACGATCGATCCAAACGTGGGAATGGTTGAAGTCCCCGACAAACGTTTAGACCGTATTCAGTCAATTATTCCCGCTAAAAAGGTCGTTCCAACGACGTTTGAATTTACTGACATCGCCGGAATCGTTAAGGGTGCTAGCAAGGGTGAAGGTCTAGGTAACAAATTCTTAGAGAACATTCGTCAAGTTGATGCGATTGTCCACGTGGTGCGGGCTTTCGATGATGATAACATCACACATGTTACTGGGAAAGTTGATCCACAAGACGATATTGAAACCATTAATTTGGAATTGAGTTTGGCTGACTTGGAAGCCGTTGACAAACGTTTTACCAAAGTTCAACGCGCTGCTAAAGGTAGTGACAAGGAAGCTAAGGCTGAATTGGCGGTTTTAGAGAAAATCAAGCCAGCGTTGGAAGCTGGACAACCAGTCCGGTCATTGACTTTCGACGAAGATGATCAAGCAATCGTGCGGGGACTCTTCTTATTAACTTCGAAGCCGGTTTTGTACGTAGCGAACATTGCTGAAGATGACATGGCTGATCCTGAAAACTCGAAATATTATCAAGTCGTTGCGGATTATGCGAAAAAAGAAGGCGCCCAAGCCATTGGCGTTGCCGCTGAAACCGAAGAGGAAATTGCAGAATTAGACGATGACGACAAAGCTGACTTTTTGGCTGCGGAAGGTGTCGAAGAACCTGGATTGAATAAGCTTATTCGGGCTTCTTATAAGCTCTTAGGCTTGGAAACTTTCTTTACTGCTGGTGGCAAGGAAACCCGTGCGTGGACGTTTAAACGTGGCACTAAGGCACCGCAAGCGGCTGGGATTATTCACTCTGATTTCGAACGTGGCTTTATTCGTGCCGAAGTGATGTCATTCGCTGATTTAGATGCAGCGGGTAGCGAAGCTAAAGTTAAAGAAAATGGGAAGTTACGACTTGAAGGTAAAGATTACGTCATGCAAGATGGCGACATCGTTGAATTCCGATTCAACGTCTAA
- a CDS encoding DUF951 domain-containing protein, whose translation MYDLGDIVEMKKAHPCGVNRWEITRMGADIKIKCTGCDHIVMLPRREFDKKMKKILEKKADQA comes from the coding sequence ATGTATGATTTAGGTGATATTGTCGAAATGAAGAAAGCGCATCCGTGTGGGGTCAATCGTTGGGAGATTACTCGGATGGGTGCGGACATTAAGATCAAATGTACCGGCTGCGACCACATTGTCATGCTGCCGCGTCGTGAATTTGATAAGAAAATGAAGAAGATTCTTGAAAAGAAAGCCGATCAAGCTTAA
- a CDS encoding ParB/RepB/Spo0J family partition protein, which produces MASKKDQNKALGRGIGALFADVDEPATEESVVDLALTAIRANPYQPRRKFDQTALKELASSIEKSGVFQPIIVRQPDAEVKKYELIAGERRFRASKLANQTTIPAIVRDVTEEQMMEVAVLENLQREDLTPLEEAEAYESLMKNLKLTQAEVSKRLGKSRPYIANYLRLLGLPAIVKAMIQKGQLSMGQARTLLSLKDKTKLVPLAKRAIKANLTVRQLEQIVIHYNGDTKQPVKPVVKKSPYIRASEEQLQEKFGTQVSISAKANKKDVGKIEIPYLSTDDLSRILDILNINLD; this is translated from the coding sequence ATGGCAAGTAAAAAGGATCAAAATAAAGCGTTGGGGCGTGGCATTGGGGCTTTATTTGCCGATGTTGACGAACCAGCCACTGAAGAATCAGTTGTCGATTTAGCGTTAACGGCGATTCGGGCCAATCCCTATCAACCGCGACGTAAATTTGACCAAACAGCATTAAAAGAATTGGCTAGTTCCATTGAAAAATCTGGGGTCTTCCAGCCCATCATTGTGCGCCAACCAGATGCTGAAGTTAAAAAATACGAATTAATTGCTGGCGAACGGCGTTTCCGAGCTTCAAAGCTCGCAAACCAGACGACGATTCCCGCGATTGTTCGTGATGTGACCGAAGAACAGATGATGGAAGTTGCTGTGTTGGAAAACCTGCAACGAGAAGACTTAACGCCACTAGAAGAAGCTGAAGCTTACGAGTCTTTGATGAAAAATTTGAAACTCACCCAAGCTGAAGTTTCTAAGCGTCTAGGGAAGAGTCGGCCGTACATTGCCAATTATTTGCGTTTGTTGGGTTTGCCAGCAATCGTCAAGGCAATGATTCAAAAAGGCCAATTGTCGATGGGCCAAGCACGAACTTTGTTGTCATTAAAAGACAAGACCAAGTTAGTGCCACTAGCCAAACGCGCAATCAAAGCGAACTTAACGGTGCGACAATTGGAACAGATTGTGATTCACTATAACGGTGATACGAAACAGCCAGTTAAGCCAGTCGTTAAAAAATCGCCTTATATTCGGGCCAGTGAAGAACAACTCCAAGAAAAATTTGGCACGCAGGTTTCAATTTCAGCGAAAGCGAATAAAAAGGATGTCGGGAAGATTGAAATTCCTTATTTATCGACTGACGATCTGAGCCGCATCTTGGATATTTTAAACATTAATTTGGACTAA